The following proteins come from a genomic window of Acinetobacter baumannii:
- a CDS encoding 2'-5' RNA ligase family protein gives MVPTPIRDYPEWHLGRQNYTLWYLEINDQKLVHYLDQLRAYFSEFLVEPNHRQYHVTLFICGFLTHENKVHGDDFSFTEFEQHKKVLKQENFAPFQLKIGSVDSFSSALFVEVQDTENILSHIRQKLGTVSNEIAALDYCPHITLGLYKKDYSSNLILQKISQLPVQYTQAEFDLKVEHLIFGYYQAQTLQGQLYPYEHLFLGDSCCN, from the coding sequence ATGGTGCCAACACCTATACGGGATTATCCCGAATGGCACCTTGGGCGTCAAAATTACACATTGTGGTATCTAGAAATTAATGATCAGAAATTAGTTCATTATCTAGATCAATTGCGTGCGTATTTTTCAGAATTTCTAGTAGAACCTAATCACCGTCAATATCATGTCACTCTGTTTATATGTGGATTCTTGACCCATGAAAATAAAGTTCATGGTGATGATTTTAGTTTTACTGAATTTGAGCAGCATAAGAAAGTTCTAAAACAAGAAAATTTTGCACCATTCCAATTAAAAATTGGTTCAGTTGATAGCTTTAGTAGTGCTTTATTTGTAGAAGTCCAAGACACCGAAAATATCTTATCTCACATACGGCAAAAATTAGGCACAGTTTCTAATGAAATTGCCGCTTTAGATTACTGTCCGCACATTACATTGGGTTTGTATAAGAAAGACTATAGTAGTAATTTGATTTTACAAAAAATTTCTCAATTACCTGTACAATACACACAGGCTGAATTTGATCTTAAAGTTGAGCATTTAATCTTTGGCTATTATCAAGCCCAAACTTTACAAGGTCAGCTGTATCCGTATGAGCATTTGTTTTTAGGTGATTCATGTTGCAATTGA
- the cobU gene encoding bifunctional adenosylcobinamide kinase/adenosylcobinamide-phosphate guanylyltransferase translates to MLQLILGGARSGKSRLAEQTAISMQLAVTYVATAQALDPEMQSRIVHHQNQRPAHWSLVEEPLFLAKTLQEIDRPNQIILVDCLTLWLTNLLLLEDQNIQQFECEQLLRVLPTLQSEIILVSNETGLGVVPLGEISRRFVDEAGRLHQALGQIADKVVFCVAGFPMILKGEK, encoded by the coding sequence ATGTTGCAATTGATTTTAGGTGGTGCCCGTTCTGGTAAAAGCCGATTGGCTGAACAAACGGCCATATCTATGCAATTAGCTGTCACTTATGTGGCTACGGCACAAGCGCTTGATCCAGAAATGCAAAGCCGGATTGTCCATCATCAAAATCAGCGTCCTGCTCACTGGTCTTTAGTTGAAGAACCATTATTTTTAGCAAAAACTCTGCAAGAAATTGATCGACCGAACCAAATTATTCTGGTGGATTGTTTAACACTTTGGCTAACCAATTTGTTACTTTTAGAAGATCAAAACATTCAACAATTTGAGTGTGAGCAGCTGTTAAGAGTTTTACCCACACTTCAGTCAGAAATTATTTTAGTAAGTAATGAAACGGGTTTAGGCGTTGTGCCACTAGGTGAAATTAGCCGCCGTTTTGTCGATGAAGCAGGAAGGCTACATCAGGCTTTAGGACAAATTGCAGATAAAGTTGTGTTTTGTGTGGCTGGTTTTCCAATGATTTTAAAAGGTGAGAAATAA
- the cobT gene encoding nicotinate-nucleotide--dimethylbenzimidazole phosphoribosyltransferase, producing MNWWLQSVQQPNLDTKQQAEQHQLQLTKPTGALGDLEQIAITLASLQSNTHPQVNHPWITIFAGDHGVVEENISAYPQAVTRQMLQNFTTGGAAISVIAKYHQAHLQVIDCGTAGEAYEYAGVERHCIRAGTANFAKQAAMNADECRAALELGKKSVDTAKANGADIYIAGEMGIGNTCSASALACLLLNDTAEQLTGVGTGIGADQLRHKIEVIEKAIELHHKHVIGDVFKTLCAVGGLEIAAITGAYIRCAQVGLPVIVDGFISSVAALCAVRMNPQVRDWMLFGHQSAEYGHRRILQELNAEPILNMNLRLGEGSGAGAALALVKMACALHNQMATFAQAAVSGNKIG from the coding sequence ATGAACTGGTGGTTACAATCTGTGCAGCAACCTAATTTAGATACAAAACAACAAGCTGAGCAACATCAACTCCAACTTACCAAACCTACAGGTGCTTTAGGGGATCTAGAGCAGATTGCAATCACACTTGCCAGTTTACAGTCAAATACGCATCCACAAGTTAACCATCCATGGATTACAATTTTTGCAGGTGATCATGGCGTAGTTGAAGAAAATATCTCTGCATATCCTCAAGCTGTTACTCGTCAAATGTTGCAAAACTTCACAACTGGCGGTGCGGCAATTAGTGTCATTGCTAAATATCATCAAGCTCATTTGCAAGTGATTGACTGCGGTACAGCAGGCGAAGCATACGAATATGCAGGTGTTGAACGTCATTGTATTCGTGCCGGCACAGCAAATTTTGCCAAACAAGCTGCAATGAATGCTGACGAGTGCCGTGCTGCCTTAGAGTTAGGGAAAAAAAGTGTAGATACTGCTAAAGCGAATGGAGCAGATATTTATATTGCGGGTGAAATGGGGATTGGAAATACCTGTTCTGCCTCTGCTTTAGCATGCCTTTTATTAAATGATACTGCCGAGCAATTGACTGGAGTAGGTACAGGAATTGGTGCTGATCAGTTAAGACATAAAATTGAAGTAATTGAAAAAGCAATTGAACTTCATCATAAACATGTCATTGGTGATGTCTTCAAAACACTATGTGCTGTAGGTGGTTTGGAAATTGCGGCAATTACAGGTGCTTATATCCGCTGTGCGCAAGTGGGTTTACCTGTGATTGTAGACGGTTTTATTAGTTCTGTAGCCGCTTTATGTGCTGTGCGGATGAATCCTCAAGTGCGTGACTGGATGCTTTTTGGTCATCAATCGGCTGAATATGGACATCGCCGTATTTTACAAGAACTCAATGCTGAGCCGATTTTAAATATGAATTTGCGTTTGGGTGAAGGTAGTGGTGCTGGCGCTGCTTTGGCATTGGTTAAAATGGCTTGCGCTTTACATAACCAAATGGCTACCTTCGCTCAAGCGGCTGTAAGCGGAAATAAAATTGGCTAA
- a CDS encoding histidine phosphatase family protein, with protein sequence MAKFRIDLLRHGESQYSHTLRGHLDDKLTAKGWQQMQATIEQVTDQTWDVIVSSSLKRCACFAEQLAKTAELPLLVNHDLKEMYFGEWEGVSTQQIYETSPELLANFWQKPSQYCPPRAETLNQFQTRVLKGFQNLLEQMQKQNLQHALVITHGGVIKLLACLARQQPLDDLLKMPAELGKLYSLEFFETDGQLTFKLR encoded by the coding sequence TTGGCTAAATTTAGGATTGATTTGCTCAGACATGGAGAAAGCCAGTATAGCCATACCTTACGTGGCCATTTAGATGATAAGTTAACAGCAAAAGGTTGGCAGCAAATGCAGGCAACCATTGAGCAAGTTACAGACCAGACATGGGATGTCATTGTAAGCTCTTCATTAAAACGTTGTGCTTGTTTTGCTGAGCAACTGGCCAAAACAGCAGAACTCCCTTTACTTGTAAATCATGACTTAAAAGAAATGTATTTTGGTGAATGGGAAGGCGTCTCAACTCAGCAAATTTATGAAACCTCACCCGAATTATTGGCAAACTTTTGGCAAAAACCAAGTCAATATTGTCCACCTCGCGCAGAAACATTAAACCAGTTTCAAACAAGGGTTCTTAAAGGTTTTCAGAATTTGCTGGAGCAGATGCAAAAGCAAAACTTACAGCATGCTTTAGTTATTACTCATGGAGGTGTCATTAAGCTATTGGCTTGTTTAGCCAGACAACAGCCTCTAGATGACTTACTTAAAATGCCGGCAGAGCTTGGAAAATTATATTCACTCGAATTTTTTGAAACAGATGGTCAATTAACTTTTAAGTTAAGATAG
- a CDS encoding histidine-type phosphatase encodes MNILFKTTVLAASLLLAACNNNDDQEAQTAPSTNPSKYYQTKTPYQPQQDLKSYEQAPTGFQPVFTELVARHGSRGLSSLKYDLALYNLWKQAKAENALTPLGEQLGADLEAMMKANILLGYGVEGIRQYGYGNETMTGILEHRGIADRLLQRLPTLLNAQASILVQSSGVDRAVDSAKFFTAELIKQQPQLKDKIVPLSYTNLSSENVPSVEDGGVDRFKLYFHSLNADEDLAQPLSVSQQKIYDASQAYQDFEENNKDLAQKLDELTKNTQAEKTAQLVLSPIFKADFIKKLDTTGYSFSNAGSFTVTSPKGEQITEKGKGKNTIASAVDAAAYIYELYSISGGMKDELKGIDFDKYMPLEAAKFYAEFNDANDFYEKGPSFTESNQVTSEIAQGLKQDLFQQVDAVVNKAQPYKAVLRFAHAEIIIPLATSLDLHNMMQPLPLRQTYNYSTSAWRGEVVSPMAANVQWDIYQNSQGNTLVKMLYNEKETLFKSACNYARYTPTSFYYDYIKLKQCYQMQ; translated from the coding sequence ATGAATATTTTATTTAAAACAACTGTGCTTGCAGCATCATTATTGCTCGCGGCTTGTAATAACAATGATGATCAAGAAGCTCAAACTGCACCATCTACAAACCCATCAAAATATTATCAAACGAAAACGCCTTACCAACCTCAACAAGACTTAAAAAGCTATGAACAAGCGCCGACTGGGTTCCAGCCAGTTTTTACAGAGTTAGTGGCACGTCACGGTTCGAGAGGTTTATCAAGTCTGAAATATGATTTAGCACTTTATAATTTATGGAAACAGGCGAAAGCTGAAAATGCCTTAACGCCACTAGGTGAGCAATTAGGTGCTGATTTAGAAGCAATGATGAAAGCGAATATTTTGTTAGGTTATGGTGTTGAAGGGATCCGTCAGTACGGTTATGGAAATGAAACCATGACAGGTATTTTAGAACACCGCGGTATTGCCGATCGATTATTACAGCGCTTGCCAACTCTTTTAAATGCGCAGGCGTCTATATTGGTACAAAGTTCTGGAGTAGACCGTGCGGTAGATAGTGCTAAATTTTTCACTGCTGAACTCATTAAACAACAACCCCAACTGAAAGATAAAATTGTTCCATTGTCTTATACCAATTTATCAAGTGAAAACGTGCCGAGTGTTGAAGATGGCGGCGTTGATCGTTTTAAACTTTATTTTCATAGCTTGAATGCAGACGAAGACTTAGCTCAACCATTGAGTGTTAGCCAACAAAAAATTTATGATGCAAGTCAGGCTTATCAAGATTTTGAAGAAAATAATAAAGATTTAGCTCAAAAGTTAGATGAGTTAACAAAAAATACTCAGGCTGAAAAAACTGCCCAACTGGTACTCAGCCCAATTTTTAAAGCTGACTTCATTAAAAAGCTCGATACCACTGGTTATAGCTTTAGCAATGCCGGATCATTTACAGTAACTTCGCCGAAAGGTGAGCAAATTACAGAAAAAGGTAAGGGGAAAAATACAATTGCCAGCGCAGTTGATGCAGCGGCTTATATTTATGAACTCTATTCAATTTCTGGTGGTATGAAAGATGAGTTAAAAGGTATTGATTTTGATAAATATATGCCTTTGGAAGCCGCAAAATTTTATGCTGAATTTAATGACGCCAATGATTTTTACGAAAAAGGCCCAAGCTTTACAGAATCAAATCAAGTCACCAGTGAAATCGCCCAAGGACTTAAACAAGATCTGTTCCAACAAGTTGATGCTGTGGTGAATAAAGCCCAACCTTATAAAGCAGTTTTACGGTTTGCCCATGCTGAAATTATTATTCCTTTAGCAACCAGCCTAGATTTGCATAATATGATGCAGCCGTTACCACTACGCCAGACTTATAATTACTCGACAAGTGCATGGCGTGGTGAAGTAGTTTCACCTATGGCGGCAAATGTACAGTGGGATATTTACCAAAATAGCCAAGGCAATACTTTGGTAAAAATGCTTTATAACGAAAAAGAAACTTTGTTCAAATCTGCATGTAACTATGCACGTTATACACCAACCAGTTTTTACTACGACTACATCAAATTGAAACAGTGCTATCAAATGCAATAG
- a CDS encoding adenosylcobinamide-GDP ribazoletransferase yields MTPFWIALQFLTVLPIELKTIPTAQQNSRAILFYPLVGLIIGGILFLVTCIFVKLPALLLAAIVLALWIWLTGGLHLDGLADTADAWVGGFGDKLRTLQIMKDPSCGPIGVLSLVIICLLKFSLIYVLIEQHQSLFLICIPILGRVVPSIMFLTTPYVREKGLGRSLTDHLPKTASWIITGFVLLLPLYWEWQGLIAIIGFLISLVYLRHVFIKRIGGITGDTVGAAIEIGETVLMFTFVVSYFYLV; encoded by the coding sequence ATGACACCTTTTTGGATAGCATTGCAATTTTTAACTGTTCTGCCTATTGAGCTAAAAACAATACCAACGGCGCAACAAAATAGTCGAGCTATTCTGTTTTATCCTCTAGTTGGTCTGATTATTGGGGGCATACTTTTTCTTGTTACCTGTATTTTTGTTAAATTACCCGCTCTTTTACTTGCTGCAATCGTACTCGCTTTATGGATCTGGCTAACGGGCGGATTGCATTTAGATGGGCTAGCAGATACTGCCGATGCGTGGGTAGGTGGTTTTGGAGATAAACTACGTACTTTACAAATCATGAAGGATCCAAGTTGTGGTCCAATTGGAGTCCTCAGCTTAGTTATCATATGTTTGCTCAAATTTTCACTGATTTATGTGTTGATTGAACAGCATCAATCTTTATTTTTAATATGCATTCCTATCCTTGGGCGTGTGGTGCCATCTATTATGTTTTTAACTACACCATATGTCCGCGAAAAAGGCTTAGGCCGTTCTTTGACAGACCATTTACCCAAAACTGCTTCATGGATAATAACTGGGTTCGTTCTGTTATTACCTTTGTATTGGGAGTGGCAAGGGCTTATTGCCATCATTGGTTTTTTAATCAGTCTTGTTTATTTAAGACATGTGTTTATAAAAAGGATTGGCGGTATTACAGGGGATACCGTCGGTGCAGCGATTGAAATAGGAGAAACTGTACTGATGTTTACTTTTGTCGTAAGTTATTTTTATTTAGTTTGA
- a CDS encoding 3-deoxy-7-phosphoheptulonate synthase, with product MIEPVTAMTTHSNSVSKPDIDDVNIKSIQTLVTPAELKSELPLSDVASQTVLKGRETIRNILDGSDKRLFVVIGPCSIHDPKAAHEYADRLKALSEKVKDTLYLVMRVYFEKPRTTIGWKGLINDPDMNDSFNIEKGLRIGRKLLLELNEKGLPCATEALDPNSPQYYQDLISWSAIGARTTESQTHREMSSGLSSPVGFKNGTDGGLTVATNAMQSVKYGHSFLGLNEDGQVSIINTKGNPYAHVVLRGGNGKPNYDAGSVAEAENALAKAKVSNKIMIDASHANSNKDPYLQPLVLKNITEQILDGNKSIVGIMVESHLKGGRQDIPDNLCDLEYGKSVTDGCIDWETTEKTLLEMHEALKEVLPKR from the coding sequence ATGATCGAACCAGTGACAGCAATGACTACACATTCAAATTCCGTTTCCAAGCCAGATATCGACGACGTTAACATTAAAAGCATCCAAACTCTTGTAACACCAGCTGAGCTTAAATCAGAACTTCCGTTATCTGATGTTGCTTCACAAACTGTTCTAAAAGGCCGCGAAACTATTCGTAATATTTTAGATGGTTCAGATAAACGTTTATTTGTCGTTATTGGTCCTTGCTCTATTCATGATCCAAAAGCTGCTCACGAATATGCTGATCGCCTAAAAGCGCTAAGCGAAAAGGTTAAAGATACTTTATATCTAGTTATGCGTGTTTATTTTGAAAAACCACGTACTACAATTGGCTGGAAAGGCTTAATTAATGATCCGGATATGAATGACTCATTTAACATCGAAAAAGGTTTACGTATTGGCCGTAAACTTTTGCTTGAGTTAAATGAAAAAGGTTTACCTTGTGCAACTGAAGCACTTGATCCTAACTCTCCACAGTACTATCAAGACTTAATTTCTTGGTCTGCGATTGGTGCACGTACAACCGAAAGCCAAACTCACCGCGAAATGTCTTCTGGTCTATCATCACCAGTAGGTTTTAAAAATGGTACAGACGGCGGTTTAACTGTCGCAACCAATGCCATGCAGTCTGTTAAATATGGTCATAGCTTCTTAGGTCTTAACGAAGACGGTCAGGTTTCAATCATTAATACAAAAGGTAACCCTTATGCACACGTGGTATTACGTGGCGGTAACGGTAAACCAAACTACGATGCTGGTTCTGTTGCAGAAGCGGAAAACGCTTTAGCGAAAGCAAAAGTGAGCAACAAAATTATGATTGATGCAAGCCACGCTAACTCGAATAAAGACCCGTACTTACAGCCGCTTGTTCTTAAAAACATTACTGAACAGATTTTAGACGGCAATAAGTCAATTGTAGGTATTATGGTTGAAAGTCATCTAAAAGGTGGTCGCCAAGATATTCCTGACAATCTTTGTGACCTTGAATATGGTAAATCAGTAACGGATGGTTGTATTGACTGGGAAACTACTGAAAAGACATTGCTTGAAATGCATGAAGCTTTAAAAGAAGTTTTACCAAAACGCTAA
- a CDS encoding sulfite exporter TauE/SafE family protein → MSGAFEFILAGMLVGFCVGITGVGGGSLMTPILIGLFRIEPHIAIGTDLLYAAISKFCGSMVHAKKLNIVWPIVLWLAVGSIPASFGTAWVLEHYLSQSTHYKAVLTMVLGFMLTLTGVSIIFRTRIEKFFNKFRNKENTQTENEQLAVQNKRTYIVIMGIILGVFVTLSSVGAGAFGIMALVIMFPNLPMIRIIGSDVVHAVLLTLVAGLGHMSAGNVDFVLLMWLLVGSIPAIIIGTLISSRMPERLIRKILGITLFALGVNFMVHPVKAKPKAAVVQQQAVVAEKTGNSTER, encoded by the coding sequence ATGTCTGGTGCTTTTGAATTTATCTTGGCAGGTATGTTAGTTGGCTTCTGTGTAGGTATTACAGGAGTTGGTGGTGGATCATTAATGACACCAATTTTAATTGGTCTTTTTAGGATTGAACCGCATATCGCAATTGGTACTGATCTACTTTACGCCGCGATCTCTAAGTTCTGTGGATCGATGGTTCACGCAAAAAAACTTAATATCGTGTGGCCGATTGTTTTATGGTTAGCGGTCGGTAGTATTCCGGCATCTTTTGGTACTGCGTGGGTACTTGAGCATTATTTAAGTCAGTCAACTCATTATAAAGCTGTATTAACCATGGTATTAGGCTTTATGTTGACCTTAACTGGTGTTTCTATCATTTTCCGTACTCGGATTGAAAAGTTCTTTAATAAATTCCGAAATAAAGAGAATACTCAAACTGAAAATGAGCAATTAGCTGTTCAAAATAAACGTACCTATATTGTGATTATGGGTATTATTTTGGGTGTATTCGTAACACTATCATCAGTCGGCGCTGGTGCCTTTGGAATTATGGCACTTGTAATCATGTTCCCTAACTTACCAATGATTCGTATTATTGGTTCCGATGTCGTACACGCTGTACTCTTAACCCTAGTCGCAGGTCTTGGGCATATGAGTGCCGGTAATGTCGACTTTGTGCTGCTTATGTGGTTATTAGTAGGTTCAATTCCGGCAATTATTATTGGAACATTAATTAGCTCACGTATGCCGGAACGTTTAATTCGTAAAATTTTGGGTATTACACTATTTGCTCTTGGTGTTAACTTTATGGTCCACCCAGTCAAAGCCAAACCAAAAGCAGCTGTGGTACAACAACAAGCAGTAGTTGCTGAAAAAACAGGCAACTCGACCGAAAGATAG
- a CDS encoding PepSY-associated TM helix domain-containing protein, with protein sequence MHKGIRQSMAWLHSWTGLIFGWLVFAIFLMGSLSYYRHEINLWMQPPLAQFEIKQDVAIKTAYQYLQEHASDAKSWYLTVATPESPVNTMYWEKPDGSYGNATLDANTGQELKLSATEGGDFFYRFHYQLFGVPILIGRLVVSLAAFIMLIALISGIITHKKIFTDFFTLRTFKSQRSWLDFHNVSSVIALPFFLTVTFTGLAIFFYLYLPWGMQKLYPENPYQYFNDIRTKTVTESTTPHPAQNLPVEKLLAQLKQRWGNQTLATMSVKNPNTNQAQITFIQQEDHSITRNQAQITLDATTAKVLGDTRNHSPIATLYAGVYGLHMATFAQPLLRLGLFFSGILGCVMIASGLLLWSLKRQLQNKNSKFHFGHYLVDRLNVATFVGLPCATLAYLYANRLFTVTAPTVNYEIYSFFFVWLMSFIIALITKKQYLWQTQLGIFILLSIALPVLNISYLLKNNYIQNFSSYWDFARIDIFFWLFAALALFIFLKIKPIQHKASDKIQKNLSKLNIEVNS encoded by the coding sequence ATGCATAAAGGTATACGTCAATCTATGGCATGGCTCCACTCGTGGACTGGTTTAATTTTTGGATGGCTCGTATTTGCTATTTTTTTAATGGGAAGTTTGTCTTATTACCGCCATGAAATTAATTTGTGGATGCAACCACCCCTTGCACAATTTGAAATAAAACAAGATGTGGCAATTAAAACGGCATATCAATACTTACAAGAACACGCTTCAGATGCTAAATCTTGGTATTTAACTGTTGCTACACCTGAAAGTCCGGTGAATACGATGTATTGGGAAAAACCAGATGGTAGTTATGGAAATGCAACCCTCGATGCAAACACTGGTCAAGAATTAAAACTTTCTGCGACTGAAGGCGGTGACTTTTTCTACCGTTTCCATTATCAACTTTTTGGTGTCCCGATATTAATTGGGCGGTTGGTCGTATCTTTAGCAGCTTTTATTATGTTGATTGCGTTAATCTCAGGCATTATTACTCATAAAAAAATCTTCACCGATTTTTTTACCTTGCGCACCTTTAAGTCGCAGCGCTCATGGTTAGATTTTCATAATGTTTCATCTGTTATTGCACTGCCCTTCTTTTTAACAGTTACTTTTACTGGCTTGGCTATTTTCTTCTATTTATATTTACCTTGGGGAATGCAAAAACTCTATCCAGAGAATCCATATCAATATTTCAATGATATACGTACAAAAACAGTCACAGAAAGTACAACACCGCATCCTGCACAGAATTTACCAGTTGAAAAGCTATTAGCCCAACTTAAACAGCGTTGGGGAAATCAAACTTTAGCAACCATGAGTGTTAAAAACCCAAATACGAATCAGGCTCAAATTACGTTTATTCAGCAAGAAGACCATTCTATTACCCGTAATCAAGCACAAATCACATTAGATGCTACAACCGCTAAAGTCTTGGGTGATACACGTAATCATAGTCCTATTGCCACACTTTATGCAGGAGTATATGGTCTACATATGGCAACTTTTGCTCAGCCTCTACTTCGTTTAGGATTGTTTTTCTCTGGCATTTTAGGCTGTGTAATGATTGCCTCTGGCTTGTTGCTTTGGAGCCTTAAACGCCAACTTCAAAATAAAAATAGTAAGTTTCATTTCGGGCACTATTTAGTTGACCGTTTAAATGTTGCTACCTTTGTAGGTTTGCCTTGTGCAACTCTTGCTTATTTGTATGCGAATCGATTGTTTACTGTCACGGCCCCCACTGTTAATTATGAAATTTATAGTTTCTTCTTCGTGTGGCTCATGAGCTTTATTATTGCGCTCATCACTAAAAAACAATATTTATGGCAAACTCAGCTAGGTATTTTTATTCTGCTTAGTATTGCACTCCCTGTCTTGAATATAAGTTATTTACTAAAAAACAATTATATTCAAAACTTTAGTAGTTATTGGGATTTTGCACGTATAGATATATTTTTCTGGTTATTTGCAGCTCTAGCCCTTTTTATATTTCTTAAAATTAAGCCTATTCAACATAAAGCTTCAGATAAAATTCAAAAAAACCTGAGTAAGTTAAATATTGAGGTGAATTCATGA